From Mycolicibacterium nivoides, a single genomic window includes:
- a CDS encoding amino acid ABC transporter permease: protein MTDASPPPAIDAVPLRHPWRWVAAIVILVLLGLFIYGAATNEAYGWQTYAKYLFDERISQAAWNTLQLTIYSMILALVLGVLLAVMRLSPNPVLKAVAWTYLWIFRGTPIYVQLVLWGLVPVIYKNIQIGVPFGPRLFEFSLSDPNVFWLAVLGLGLNEAAYMAEIIRGGLISVPEGQTEASVALGMSWGMTMRRTVLPQAMRVIIPPTGNEFISMLKTTSLVTAVPYSFELYGRSKDIGVALFEPVPLLLVASTWYLAITSVLMIGQYYLERHFSRGASRKLTSKQLEALAKAQMGVTN from the coding sequence ATGACTGATGCATCGCCGCCGCCCGCCATCGACGCTGTTCCGCTGAGGCATCCGTGGCGGTGGGTGGCGGCGATCGTCATCCTCGTCCTGCTCGGGCTGTTCATCTATGGCGCGGCCACCAACGAGGCTTACGGGTGGCAGACCTACGCGAAGTACCTCTTCGACGAACGTATCTCGCAAGCTGCCTGGAACACGCTGCAACTGACCATCTATTCGATGATCCTGGCGCTCGTTCTCGGCGTGCTGCTCGCCGTTATGCGGCTGTCGCCGAATCCGGTCCTCAAGGCCGTGGCCTGGACGTATCTGTGGATCTTCCGCGGCACACCGATCTACGTGCAATTGGTGCTGTGGGGGCTTGTCCCGGTGATCTACAAGAACATTCAGATCGGGGTACCGTTCGGCCCACGGCTTTTCGAGTTCAGCCTGTCGGATCCGAATGTGTTCTGGCTGGCGGTACTCGGCCTGGGTCTCAACGAGGCGGCCTACATGGCCGAGATCATCCGGGGCGGCCTGATCTCGGTGCCCGAAGGCCAGACAGAGGCATCGGTCGCGCTCGGCATGTCGTGGGGAATGACCATGCGCCGCACGGTTCTTCCGCAGGCGATGCGCGTCATCATCCCGCCGACCGGCAACGAGTTCATCAGCATGCTGAAGACCACGTCACTGGTCACCGCCGTTCCCTACAGCTTCGAGTTGTACGGTCGCTCAAAAGATATCGGGGTCGCGCTGTTCGAACCGGTTCCGCTGCTGCTGGTGGCCTCCACCTGGTACCTGGCGATCACCAGCGTCCTGATGATCGGGCAGTACTACCTGGAGCGGCACTTCTCGCGGGGTGCGTCGCGCAAGCTCACCTCCAAACAACTTGAGGCCTTGGCCAAAGCCCAGATGGGAGTGACGAATTGA